One genomic segment of Carassius auratus strain Wakin chromosome 29, ASM336829v1, whole genome shotgun sequence includes these proteins:
- the LOC113048303 gene encoding SH3 and multiple ankyrin repeat domains protein 3-like isoform X5 — translation MPISPPANGKHEALERPRQQHTPTNGNHGDDSIRASPGTKSTSEPMEDLHGNAVVIRIGIPDLQQTKCLRLDLEAPVWVCKQRVLVNLTQSLTDVLNYGLYLPAFNGRAGKFLDEERLLREYPFPTVTPVPYLEFRYKRRVYTQSHVDDKQLAKLHTKANLKKFMEYVQQRCVDKVCRFLEKGLDPNFHDADSGESPLTLVAQLDTCADLIKVLRSGGAHLDFRTRDGLTALHKAVQTHNHVALTTLLDLGASPDYKDSRGLTPLYHSAMVGGDPYCCELLLYDHAQLGYSDENGWQEIHQACRHGNVQHLEHLLFYGAEMSAQNASGNTALHLCALYNQEGCARVLLFRGANKEIKNYNNQTAFQIAIIAGNFDLAEIIKIHKTSDVVPFRETPSYSSRRHAVCISPRRSLMRSASDNALDESLPAPSPAPSLRSLPPLEPDDTNPSQRSPQAAHTHTRSLRRHTRSGGHLSPGSPVQREPSPPAVSRGPKRRLYSAVPGRTFIAISSHNPQGEGEITLNRGERVKVLSIGEGGFWEGSVKGRTGWFPAHCVEEVQMRQYDPRLETREDRTKRLFRHYTVGSYDNYTSYSDYVIEEKSATLQKRDSEGFGFVLRGAKAETPIEEFTPTPAFPALQYLESVDLEGVAWRAGLRTGDFLIEVNGVSVVKVGHRQVVSLIRQGGSRLVMKVVSVTRKPDTGDVIRKKAPPPPKRDPSTSLTLRSKSMTAELEELASRRRRGEKLDEMLSSPKEPVVVMRPRPADTDSRAATVKQRPASRRITQAEINALLERQGLPISSGVSLAVDKSHMQLPRGMSRTKSFGAPEDERISALIGEHRFPRSSSMTDSFRQDSIPPPPQTAPPPPPTPYFLDSGPPPSFLPPPPPSRTANQSRSSFRPGAEPKLHGPVTTDRQRKTRSMIILQDTTHLPVEPAPIARPQTPNSGVVPTERGRRRGPPVENPYANVGRLSAVYTPNKPQRRKSPLVKQGPVEEGAAHSSRDPSPLGGSRIPHSSRAEQFQQQVLSERARIIPPGARRRPSVFLSVEGGATEPQTTPLLSQSHSVDELAELPPPAPMLSPGPPPGGTTFIHPLTGRPLDPSSPLALALAARERALSGRNTPTPTPSPTPSPTQGRVVERPETEGGATPPAPLVVPPSNSWRDEPVSITETASQVTSGSPGSGRSLEEALIPPSVQGVQPALMDTEHTPPAVPPTLPSPAPTLSNLTARSLTMSSEEEAEPYTVTLPPALLSSSDEETREELRKIGLVPPPQPFANGLLIKETPKVTLSISPSGSRPSIAKTSSGKASDSAADSGVEDPHMETTSTVSTVSSMSTLSSESTDSAHASKPRSGVGRGRPAHLRDPLLKQSSDSELLPHPPSTGPSRPRYLFQRRSKLWGEEPRTQMSGSDESRPAAMGAELLSKDTHSLGEEPPMGAPLDPGRRSPVGGARCEENGGESKS, via the exons ATGCCTATCAGTCCACCTGCCAACGGCAAACATGAGGCTCTCGAACGGCCACGGCAACAACACACCCCTACCAACGGTAACCACGGAGATGACAGCATTCGGGCCTCTCCTGGGACTAAATCTACCTCCGAACCTATGGAGGATCTCCACGGAAATGCAGTTGTCATCCGCATCGGAATCCCTGATCTGCAGCAAACG AAATGCCTGCGATTGGACCTTGAGGCTCCAGTGTGGGTTTGTAAGCAGCGAGTTCTGGTCAATCTGACACAAAGCCTGACCGATGTGCTTAACTATGGCCTCTACCTCCCTGCCTTTAACGGGCGCGCCGGAAAGTTCCTTGATGAGGAGAGATTGCTCAGGGAGTATCCATTCCCTACAGTCACACCTGTACCATACCTAGAG TTCCGTTACAAGAGGCGTGTTTACACTCAGAGCCATGTAGATGACAAGCAACTGGCCAAACTACATACCAAG GCCAATCTAAAGAAGTTTATGGAGTATGTTCAACAAAGGTGTGTGGACAAGGTCTGCAGGTTCCTAGAGAAAGGGCTGGACCCCAACTTTCATGATGCTGATAGTGGGG AATCTCCTCTCACTCTCGTGGCCCAGCTGGACACTTGTGCCGATCTGATTAAGGTGTTGAGGAGCGGAGGAGCCCATCTGGACTTCAGAACCAGAGACGGCCTCACGGCGCTGCACAAAGCAGTCCAAACGCACAACCATGTAGCATTGACT ACATTGTTGGATTTGGGGGCGTCTCCAGACTATAAGGACAGTCGTGGGCTCACCCCCCTCTATCACAGTGCCATGGTTGGGGGAGATCCGTACTGCTGCGAGCTGCTGCTGTACGATCACGCTCAGCTGGGCTACAGCGATGAGAACGGCTGGCAGGAGATCCATCAG GCTTGTCGTCATGGAAACGTGCAGCACCTTGAGCACCTGTTATTCTATGGAGCAGAGATGAGTGCTCAGAATGCCTCAGGAAACACAGCACTACACCTGTGTGCCCTCTACAACCAG GAAGGCTGTGCTAGAGTTCTACTGTTTCGAGGAGCAAATAAAGAAATCAAGAACTACAACAACCAAACAGCATTTCAG ATTGCTATCATTGCAGGGAACTTTGACCTGGCAGAAATCATCAAGATTCATAAAACCTCAGATGTTG TGCCTTTCAGGGAGACCCCTTCTTACTCGTCTCGGCGGCACGCGGTCTGCATATCCCCACGTCGCTCTCTGATGCGATCGGCCAGTGATAATGCTCTAGATGAGAGTCTGCCAGCTCCCTCTCCGGCCCCCTCACTTCGCAGTCTGCCCCCGCTGGAGCCTGATGACACCAACCCGTCCCAGCGCAGCCCCCAGGctgctcacactcacacacgcagcCTTAGGAGACACACCCGCTCAGGAGGACACCTCAG CCCTGGCAGTCCTGTACAGAGAGAGCCGAGTCCTCCTGCTGTGTCTCGAGGGCCCAAGCGACGGCTGTACAGTGCGGTGCCCGGCCGAACCTTCATCGCTATCAGCTCCCACAATCCACAGGGCGAGGGTGAGATCACACTCAACCGAGGAGAGAGGGTCAAAG TGCTAAGCATAGGTGAAGGTGGATTCTGGGAAGGCTCAGTTAAAGGACGAACTGGCTGGTTTCCTGCTCACTGTGTTGAGGAAGTTCAGATGAGACAATATGACCCCCGACTAG AGACAAGAGAGGATCGCACCAAGAGACTTTTCAGGCACTACACTGTTGGCTCCTATGACAACTATACCTCTTAcag TGATTATGTTATAGAAGAAAAAAGTGCAACGTTGCAGAAGAGAGACAGCGAAGGATTTGGCTTTGTGCTTCGGGGAGCTAaag CTGAGACACCCATAGAAGAGTTCACACCTACTCCTGCTTTTCCTGCCCTGCAATACCTGGAGTCTGTGGACCTGGAAGGGGTGGCGTGGAGGGCAGGGTTAAGGACAGGAGATTTCCTCATAGAG GTAAATGGGGTGAGCGTAGTAAAGGTGGGACATAGGCAGGTGGTATCACTGATTCGGCAAGGTGGAAGTCGACTAGTAATGAAGGTGGTGTCTGTCACGCGCAAGCCTGACACTGGAGATGTCATCCGCAAGAAAG CCCCACCTCCACCCAAGAGGGACCCAAGCACCAGCCTGACCCTGCGCTCAAAAAGCATGACTGCAGAACTGGAGGAGCTGG CGTCAAGGAGAAGGAGGGGAG AGAAGTTGGATGAGATGTTGAGTTCACCCAAAGAACCGGTTGTAGTGATGAGGCCACGTCCTGCAGATACGGACTCCAGAGCAGCCACTGTGAAACAGAGACCAGCAAGTCGCCGCATCACACAGGCTGAGATCAAT gCTCTGTTAGAGAGGCAGGGTTTGCCAATAAGTTCAGGAGTTTCCTTGGCTGTGGACAAAAGTCATATGCAGCTGCCTAGGGGAATGTCAAGAACCAAGTCATTTG GTGCTCCTGAAGATGAAAGAATCTCAGCCCTGATTGGAGAGCATCGCTTTCCAAGAAGCTCCTCGATGACTGACAGCTTTAGACAAGATAGTATTCCACCCCCTCCACAAACagctcctccaccacctccaACTCCCTACTTTCTAGATTCAGGGCCACCTCCATCCTTTCTTCCACCTCCGCCCCCTTCTCGCACTGCCAACCAGAGCCGTTCAAGCTTCCGCCCAGGGGCAGAGCCCAAACTCCATGGCCCAGTCACGACTGACCGCCAGCGAAAAACACGTTCCATGATCATTCTTCAGGATACCACCCATTTGCCAGTGGAGCCTGCCCCTATTGCAAGACCACAAACGCCTAACTCTGGAGTGGTTCCTACTGAACGTGGTCGTAGGCGTGGACCACCGGTGGAGAATCCATATGCTAATGTAGGTCGTTTAAGTGCTGTCTATACTCCTAACAAGCCCCAGCGTAGAAAGAGCCCATTAGTCAAACAAGGACCAGTTGAAGAGGGAGCAGCTCATTCTTCTAGAGACCCCTCTCCTTTGGGAGGGTCACGGATTCCCCACAGCAGCCGAGCAGAGCAGTTCCAACAGCAGGTTCTCTCTGAGCGAGCTAGAATCATTCCTCCAGGGGCCCGACGCAGGCCCAGCGTTTTTCTATCTGTAGAAGGGGGCGCGACAGAGCCACAGACAACCCCTTTACTTTCTCAGTCTCACTCCGTGGATGAGTTGGCAGAGTTGCCTCCACCTGCACCAATGCTTTCCCCTGGCCCACCACCAGGGGGCACCACTTTTATACACCCTCTAACAGGTCGACCATTGGATCCTTCCTCACCTCTAGCTCTTGCACTGGCTGCACGAGAACGTGCCCTTAGTGGTCGGAACACACCCACTCCTACACCTTCGCCCACACCTTCGCCCACTCAAGGTCGAGTAGTGGAAAGGCCAGAGACAGAAGGAGGAGCAACACCACCTGCTCCTCTCGTGGTACCTCCATCTAATTCCTGGAGAGACGAACCGGTCAGCATCACAGAAACAGCAAGCCAAGTGACTAGCGGTAGCCCTGGGTCTGGACGAAGCCTGGAAGAGGCACTTATCCCACCCAGCGTGCAAGGTGTCCAACCAGCACTAATGGATACAGAACATACCCCACCAGCGGTCCCACCCACTCTACCTTCACCTGCCCCTACCCTGTCAAATCTGACTGCTCGAAGTCTGACTATGAGCTCAGAGGAGGAAGCGGAGCCTTACACAGTGACACTTCCTCCTGCGTTGCTCTCGTCCAGTGATGAGGAAACCAGAGAAGAGCTTCGGAAGATTGGCCTTGTGCCGCCCCCTCAACCCTTCGCTAATGGCCTTCTAATTAAAGAAACACCCAAAGTCACTCTAAGCATTTCACCTAGTGGATCACGGCCATCTATTGCAAAGACCTCCTCTGGGAAAGCAAGCGATTCTGCGGCAGACTCTGGGGTTGAAGACCCACATATGGAGACCACAAGTACTGTTTCTACAGTCTCCAGCATGTCCACTTTGTCTTCAGAGAGCACAGACTCTGCTCACGCTAGTAAACCACGTTCTGGGGTGGGGCGTGGTCGCCCCGCCCATCTCAGGGATCCACTGCTTAAACAGTCATCAGACAGTGAGCTGCTTCCACACCCACCCAGCACAGGCCCCAGCCGTCCACGCTACCTATTCCAAAGACGTTCCAAACTCTGGGGGGAGGAGCCCCGGACCCAAATGAGTGGGTCTGATGAAAGTCGGCCTGCTGCTATGGGGGCAGAGTTGCTAAGCAAAGACACTCATTCCCTGGGGGAGGAGCCACCAATGGGAGCACCTCTTGACCCTGGCAGGAGATCACCTGTGGGAGGTGCCAG ATGTGAGGAGAATGGAGGAGAGAGTAAATCGTAG